The genome window gaaaagaaccACCAAGCATCAGCTCCCATTCCCAGGACTTCCCCTTTCTCCCAGGTGACCAGCAGGAGGTCAGGTTTGGGATGCGATACCTCAAGGTAGGATATCAGCCCAAAATATGATGACCAAAAATGCATTATAGCCCAGGCCAGCACCTCTCTGAACCACAAGCCAACCCAAGAAACAGCACTAGCTCCACTCTGGGTGCCCACCTTACCCTTTTGGGTGCCCACCTTACCCTTTTGATCTTCCCGAGGTAATAGAGCCCATCAGTCCAGCGGCACAGCACGTACTGCCCCTCTGTCAGCTTCACCAtcagctccctgcagctgctgcccctccACACCGAGGTGTTGGGGGGTGCCTGCTGGGCACGGCCAGCAGCTGTGAAGACATCCCGGATGATGGGGTTGAGCTTGGTGGTCTCCATCAGTAGATCCTGgcggggacacacacacacttgtcACCCTGCCCTTATCCCGTGACACCCATCAGCCCGGAATGGCATTCCAGAGGGTTTTGCCCAGGAGCACCgagcctggggctgctgcagccccaccaGTGGGGTGCTCAGGACCTGCGAAATGAGCACGATTGAGCCGAGTTCATCCTCGGGTAATTTAATTGTAATTAGAGGGAGCAGCCGCAACCTTTGCCTTCCTTGAGCAGGACTGAATTAactcccatccctcctcccccctctccctcctcggCTCCTGCATCACGGAGCCGCGAGACACGGGGACACGGCACAGCCCCTCACAGCTCAGCCGCGGGAAGGGGCACCGGAGGGGGGTAACAGCTTGCAATTTCACGTCATCTTTAATTCACGATTTCCTGGCAGTTTCACGAGCTCCCAAACGCACGGGGCCGCCCCGGGAGCAACgaggcggcggcagcagcagcagcaaaggcagcGGGTGGCACCCGGCAGCCTCGTCCCGAGCTCCCCAGGCAGACGGTGACAGCCCCAGCCCGCGCTGCCGCCCCCGACCCGCAGCAGAAAAACAACCGAAAAAGTTACTTTCCTTCCCAGCTTTGCTCCTCGGTCACCTCAACACGCGTGACCCAACCCCACGGTGCCGCCAGCCCTGCCCGGGCGGGCGGGTCACGACACTCCCGGGGACACAAGGACAGTCGGGATGGGCAGCACCATCGGGCTTACGGTAAACCGGTTGggaccaaaaaaaccaaacaaccaaacaaaaaatcccccaacgaaccaaaaaaaaaccaaaaaacaaaacaaaacaccacaaccCCCCACGAACTGTTGCGGGACGGGGCTGGCAGAACCGCAGCACGAAGTGCCACCGACCTGCGAAGTGCCAGCACCGCCGGCTCGGAGCTTCGCGTCGGGAAAGCGGCGACAGCTCCGCGCCTGgcggaggggctgggggagagacACGACCCCCGCCGCTCCCCACCGGCCCGGTAGAACCTTCTCCCGCCCCGAGCAGCGGGACCCACCGGGCAGGGCGGGCGGGGGTCCCCGGGGTCGGTGGCACCTGCCGAGGGCAGCCCCGGGAGCGGCCCCGCCACCATTGGCTCATTCAAAGGCGCCTCGGAGCCCGCCCGCCCCCGGCTCCTTCCCGCCGCTTCTCCCACCCTTGCCCCGGGTTCACCCCCCGGTGCTGCCCTTACCGCTGCCCTCGCTGCTGCCGCCGGGCCAGGTCAGCTCCCGCCCGCCCGGGGCCCGCGGAGGGGGCAGTCCGCCATATTCCCGCGCTTCCCCCCGCGCCTTCCGCCGCTTTGACGTCCCCATTATGCAATTAGCGCCGGGCCGCCCCCGCCGCCTCCCACGGCCCGCGGAGCCTCGGGCTGGGGCGGCCcaggggggggggagcagagcgGAGCAGCTCCGGTGcaagggctggcagggagcagcgGCGGGGGTACCTGCTGCGGCCCCCCGGGGGGTAACTGCTGCCATCCCATGgggtccctgctgctccccccatGGGGTGCCTGGCTCTGCCCTACACGGGTACCACCATCTCACCCCCGAGCCCCCCCAGGGCACCCTGTATCCTCACATGTACCATCACCCCACCCACCCGCCAGCACCCAAGTACATGGGGTTCCCCAAAAGAACCCAGAGACAGCCATGCACCCACTGTCACCCTGTGCCACGCAGAGGTGGCTGCAGCCAGGAAAGGGCATCTCCAGGTCCCCCTGGgtggggtgcaggcaggagtGCCCTGTGTGCATGGTGTTGTCCCATGCAAGGGAACAACCTGTGCTAGTTGGGATTCCTGGAAACGGGGATTGCCTTTCTCTGAATCGCAGCAGAAAAAACCAATCACTGCAAAAATGCTTCAGTCACTGCCAAGAAGAAATCTTAAGGTTTTGATGTTTGCTGGAAaatgctgccaaaaaaaaaaataattcagggcTGCTCAAGCTGTTGAGAGCTGGTTCCTGGTGTAGGGTCTGGGCCAGGCGCATGCAGAGTCACTTTGAATTTTATTGCCTGTAATTGATGAGCTCTGGGGTGGCTTCCCCCACTCTGGGCCTCGCAGCACACCTGCAAAAACCTTGCACTGCAAATGTGCAGCTCCCCTGGGCACCAGCCATGGGTGGCACAGTGCTGAAATGTCTTTTAACACCTTGGTGTAATTCTGTCATctcagaaatatatattttttttaatcaaacctTCCCGTGTAACATTGGAAGGGTGTCTGAGGGTTCCTCACTGGCTCTTGGCAGGAGATGGGAAATGGGGTTCCCTGAGCGATGGGTACCCAGAGGCTGTTCTCTTCGCTTTGTGGTTCCCTGTGTGTAAGGAAAAGCCCAGCACAATGTGAAAACAGTTGCAGGAGGGAGCCCAacatgccatgccatgccatgctgtgccatgctgtgccaAGCCACACCAGGCTGTGCCCACACCCAGCCTCTGGGCCCCTATTTGCAGCGGGTTCGGCAGCTGATAAAAAATGGCAGCTCGTTCCCTGGAGTTACCACCATCCTTTGGCTTCACCAGGGAACCTGACGCATCTTCAAAACAGTCCAACAACCCAACTCTGCAGTGAGTCACAGTGTCTTAGCCGTGACTCACCACAGGATTAAAATAACTCTTGCACCATAACTCTCCCCTGGACAAACACCGCTGCTCGCTGCGCTGCAGCTTGAGGTGCTGGGTTTGACCAACAGCAAACCCTCTGGTGCCCCTGTGACGTGGTACTCCCATCCCAgcctgtcctcctcctccttctccttttcctcctcctcctgcagcttctcacTCACacccctggggagctgggggagatgctggggtTCCCCTTTCTTTGGCAGTGAGTGCAGGATTGtggtccccagcagcacctgTTGAGGTGCAGTGGTGGGACACAGCTGAGTGACTGATTTCACACCAGTGGGGCTCCAGGGACGGCATTTGACACGcactgctggggacagagcatCCACCTGGCCCCACAATGACATGAATATTTTGGTGTTGTGCTCACAGCCCTGGGTGTCAGCCCTGGGTGCTCGGTGGGCAGCACTGGTCACAGCTGCTGACCTGCTTGCTGTGCAAAGGAGCAAGGAAGGCCCTGTTTAGATCAAGGTTTTAGAAGCAGACTTTGAAAAGAACTGGATGAGACCCTTGGTGACAATATAAAGCTGAAGGACAGGAATCCTCCACCCAGCAGGGCTGCCAGGGCAGGTCCTGGTTACTCCTGCCCTGCTATTGATTtgccaaacaaaaccagcatctGCAAAGCCATTTGAATGGAGCCCCACTCAGCTGGCCGCTCTGACTCCCCCAGTTTGTCCTTAAAAACTTTTCATTCCTTCATGGTGTTGGCAGAGGTGGGGAAGGTGCTTTGCAGCTCCCAAGAGGACAGAGCACCCTAGGGGAACCACGGCTCAGAGCTGCCCAGAGCCgcctttctttctgctttgaaaactgCCCAGAAATCAGGGAGCTTGTTTCTTTTCACAGCCACcttctttctttgaaaacagGAGTGGGAGGAGGGGCTGTATGTTGGCTTGTAGTCTTGGTAACGGAAGGAGGAATATTGAATGGAAACCCAGACACGAAGCTGCCTGGGACCCACAGGGTCTGCCCAGGCATCCGGCACCAGTCGCAGCCCCTCTGAGTGACACGGGGCTGTGGTGCAATGGACACGAGGCCTCATGCAGCTCCCAGATGTTGGTCAAGATAATCCACACAAGTGCCATTTCCATCTGGAGATTCAGCTGGTAAAATACAAGACATCCATGCCAAGAAAAGTAGCTACAAGCCAAGCAGCTTGAGGCTATTGACGTGGTTCTCTCTCTTGGCCaactcttccctctgctccatggGTCCCAACCACCTTTTCTCTGCACCCTCTGATTGACCAACACAACCAAGTTAAGCTTAAAGCAACTCTGTGCATGGTTATGAGTTCTTTTTCTGTCCCAAGGAAGGGTTCAAAACCTTAAagtttgtctgttttttgttttttttttttttcaattctgttgttcaatttaaaaatatcttagcTTTCCCTACAAACTTTTCAATGATTATTTTAGACCATCATAGCTACAGAATCACTATGACTCTTTGCCAACCTAGTCATTAAACTTGGAGCAAACCATCCTGATTTAGCTCGctaaaaatttgatttttctgcatCATTTGATTTGGTCCAAACACATGAGAAATATCCCTTCAGCTGCTCATTTCCACAACAGAAGTGATTTGCTGGATTAGAGCACTCCTGATATCACTCCAATTCCACCTTCTTTCCTGCTTAGTGTCATCCATTCCTTATCAAGACAGTTTTGTGGCTGAAGGGCTCAGAGATGAAGATCAGAGCCTGttccaggaggagcagagccccATGTTGGGAAGGTTCCTCAGCGCATTCCAGGTGGCTGCAGTCATGCTCTGGCTGTGCCTCATGCCGTGACACAGGGGGATTCAGCTCTTGTCCAAGCACTTCCAGATAAAAGTGATCAATTGATGAGCATATTCCAACAAAAAGAAGGTTGTAATTAGTCAGAGCAGTTCAACCTGACATTCAGCTGGTTTCTGCCAGCTGtgtctttaaaaagaagagcACTCAGGCATTGGGTTTAATCTCCTTTTAGTGTTTACTTAGCATAAATTTAATCCatatcctattttttttttatcttgactTTCTTTCCGTGCTTCTATGCAATTGCATGAGACGTGATGAGCTTGTAAGTGTTCCTGCAGCTGTGCAAGTTTGGTATTAATGGAGCCCTTACATAATTTTGACACAGATATGGTATGTGCAAGTCTGCTCTTTGTGAGCATGGCTCAGAAAAGACACATCCccagagacagacagactgacagactgactgactgacagacagACAAGCCACTTTTTTCCAGGTGAAAAGCAAAGATTGCTTGGTGCCACCACAGCAGAAATGACTgttccagcactgctcagctgtCTCTAGAGCAAACCACTGTCATCTTATCACCAAGCTGCTCAATTCCCCATTTTACAGTGAAAAGAACACCCAAGCTTTTTTTAAGTTAGTGAGCTTTatttagtaaataaataaaattgtaagAAAACATGAATGATTGTAATAAATACAGCAGCTGTCAAAATTACACAGCCATGAAAAGCATAATATTTTTAGGAATGTTACTCCAGTGTGGTTACAGGGTCTGGCAGATTACTGGGAAAATAACTTTCTGCCcctgaaaagacattttaaacatggaagagagaaaaagagagactCTGTTCGTGTGATGGCAAAGAATATGCAGTTCCTTACCAGACAAGCCCTGATAGTTATTTGTTTATGGGGTGGGTTCTTCTGAAATTTGAGACTTCATCACaactaattattttaaaggatgCTGTCAAGATAGAAATGAGAGATTTGAGAAACCTCCTCATATGCCAGCAGCCAGACTGGAGTCACAGCACGTGACATTTCACCAGCTCTGCTTGATGGCTGCAGTTTCCATGGTTTGCAAAATAGAAGTGGACAAAcagtttctcctttctcctaCGAGTCTGTGATTCTCACAGAACAGTCACAACGTTGTCTGTAAGCTTTGTGTTTTCGGCAGAGACACAGGAAATattgcagaggaaaaatgaaTAAAGTAATTGCATCAAGGCCTTTCAGTTCTCAATACACACCTGGCTTCTGCCTGCAAGATCAGGTCCTGGCTTTGGGCACTgcatcccccccatcccacaGAGGACCTCATGGTCCTGGACAAGCTGTAACTGAGCATGAGTTTGCTGGAAGTTCTGAAGCTGCTGTACCAAAACCCAGCTCACCTCCACTGGTGTGTCAAGCAGTTGCTAAGCAGGGAACAATGAGGGTGAAacttgttgttttttggggatAAGGTGAGCATTTGAACTTCACGCTCATTCAGACATTTCCAAACTTGACTtgcttataaaaaaatagattcaTCCCTTAcgtctatttttaaaaataaagacaaaaccaCATCTATTAGTTATTTCTATCTAGCATGTAAAAAGGCTTAAACATCAGAAcacataaaaaagaattaagcaaggaaaaaaaaaagatcaatacTTTCCAATAAGTCACTTGCCCTGAAGTTTCAGGAAGTGACTGAACAGCTTCAAACAAAGCTCCTGAGGGGTCCTTACCATTGCTGGACTTCCCAGGGGTTAATAACACCCAGAGATTCATGTCTGAAATGGGAAAGTCAAATGACTCCTTTGGAAACACATGAGGCAATTTCCCCAGGGCTCACTGGTTGCTGATGCAATAGAACATCTCTTTACAGAGCACAAAAATATAAGtctaaaataaatagcaaagaaaaaaaatcatctggtGTAAGGACTTCAAGCTACAAACGCTGGCCACAACTCACTGCTTTAAAGGTCATCAATTAGCTGAGACACCTGATCAGAACCCCAGGGGAGGATCTGCCCTTGTCCctgctgggggagcagcagaAATCCTGCACCAGGGCTGCCAGCCAGGAGTCTGGCAGGTGTCCTGCTCCACCTGGGAAAGGGAGCCACAGATGCCAGGCACTGCCAGAGGGTGGGAGAGCTCAGCTTCACGCCTTGCACCCCAGGAACTGCTAATCCATGGGTgctggagggagctgggtgCCCACTCCCCACCAGCCCTCCAGGCAGGATGgcaccaggagctgggcagggtctgaggaagggagagcagtgccTTTTTCCATGGTTCCTCTGCAGGGGAGGGACAGTAACCTACACCTAAACCTGGAGTATTGGGTGTTGTGATGAAATACTGACAGCTCTCATGTGCAGTAGCACCGAGTGCCACGGGGCACTGGGCAGAGCACTCAGCATGCTCAGGGGCTGCAGACTCTAGGAGGTAAATCTTCAGCTGGTGAGAACTGATCCAGTGGAGCACAGGCTCAGgctctctgcattttctgtgcaCAGGAAAACATAGGCTCTTAAGCTgatgcattttggtttttttcttgtaaactgATGAAATTTGGTGGGTGATTTACCAGACACTCATATTTCAGGATTTACTAATTTGTTTCTATAATGCATTTAAGGAAAAGTGTGTCTTCTTTCACATAAGCATACTTAGGTGACTGCAATTTGGACAAAGGGAGGAACATGGGGCAGCCACTTGCAACATTCATGTCATTCACTGGTCTCTGAAATGAAGCAGAGGTCAAATCTGGACGAAATGCATCAATTATATGTTCCCTGTTGTTTTGGTCAAGCAACATAAATGTAacctgaaaaacagaatgaTGAGTTAGTGTACTGATATTATCTATGTGCATAGCAAGAgccaggaaaaaatatgtttccCTGGCTTTAACCCAGGTGGACACAGGTGGGAATATATCAAACACCAAGTGTTCTGGTGTCTGAAAATCCCACAAGGCAAAATATGGAATCTTGGTAGAAGCAGCTTTCCCAGTGTGTACATGGCTCCATTCAGAGATGAATTATTACCCAAGATTAGAGTATGGATAATTACAGAGGAAAATGGGGAAACACTTCAACTACACTAAACCCAAAAGACCCCTTGTGTGCACTGGGAGAAGCAGTGGGTTTATGCTGGGATCAGCTATGGAGAGGCTGCCCTGCTTACCTTGTGTCTGAAAGGCCAGGGGAGCAGTGCATCGTAGTCTCCTCTCATGACAACAAAGAACAGGGACATGTGGGTTCCTTTTCCTGCCCCATCCCCATTCAGATAAACCCTCAGACAGACCTTGTAGCCATACTTTGCAGTGTAGAAAGCTGAAAATTAGAACTCTTCATTAGTAAAGCCTCCCTTGAAAATGAAGACTTAATTAGTGCTCTGACATGGAGAAGATAAGGTCTGATGTGTTTTGCTAGAACAGATGAGTACAGACAACTCAGTACACCCTGAAGATTATAAACAATGGAAATCCAGTGGTTGGAATCCTTTAGTGCCTCAAACCTCAGTGAAAATGACTTGGGTTTAGCCCCACAAGCATATTTTACTTCATCAAATTATGTCTCGCATGGGAAAGAACTGCCACAGAAAGTCATTTGGTACCATCAGCACCAAGCTGTGGGGCAGCTGAGACACATCCAAGCAGATGTCCCTGTAAGTAGTTAGAGCAGAGGGCAAACTGCAAAATGAAAGCCCAGAACAGAACGCAACTCTGTGGAAGAGCACATCACAGAGAGCAGAGTGTTCTAGAGGCCTGGGAGCTGCTAACACACAGAGATGGTGTATGTTTTACCTGGTGAATACAAACTGACTGTTCTTCCAGTCACTGAGTCTTGTAGCTTCCTGCCAACATCTGTTATTTTCCACAGAAAGACCCCATCATAGGAAGCCTGCTCAGAGAACAGAAGGCTCTTGTGGAGGCTGCTCAGGCCTGCATCCTTCTGTGTCAGGCATCGGTGCAACTCTGCAatctagaaaaaataaattagttctCACTCaactctcctctccaggctgctgtGCTGTAGAAGTAGCAGAATAGTTCTGGAGTCCTTATATTCTGGAGGGCCccctttgatttctttttaagggGCAGATATGTGCCAACACATAAGGCAAACAACTGGAGAGATGGTTGTTTGTTCTTCCAGGCATAATGCCTgaaatcaatcaatcaatcaatcaatcaatcaatcaaaaCCTGTCTTGCTTGCTCACAGGCTGATGATGGCAAATTCTGAACATTCAAAACTCCCAGGAATATCTAGGTACATAAACACAGACTTAGATAACAGGTATCAGAGTTgcccattttaaaatttatccaGATCACCAAAAGGATCCTTTAGATGTGTCCAGAGCTTAACACTTCACAGCTCAAGTTCCTGTGCCCATCCCTGTCCTGATCTcaacaaatatttacatttgtCAGTAAGAGGTGGTGTAATCTACAGAACAAGCACAGAGACAATGCTTATCATAACTATTTACCTTCAGCTCAAGGCCTCGTATTACATTTTGATCAAGTTCATTCTGTCTCCGAAAGGCTGTGATTTCCAAGTTAGAGGTCTCCACCTCTTTATTGAGCACAGCCACAATATTCTCAAACACGTGCAGCTTATTTTCTAGCTCCAAAATCACTTTCTCCCTCACAAGTTGTTGCAGAACAGATTcatcttcagaaacaaaagatCCAGGCAAACAGTCAACTTCCAGATCCCCAGTGATTTCCAGCCCCCCTGGGATCTGCAGatcagaaatgcttttccctGCACCATTCACATTCAGCTCTGGCTGTGGGGTGAAACCCTTTGCAGCTTTGGCAGCAGTGCACAAGCTTTCCTTCATTTGCTTTATGTgctgcagcaaaagcagcatGTGGGCCCCAACTGCAGTTTTCTCATGctccttcatcttctctttgcttccctGTAAGAAGAAGTCACTGTCAATACACTCTCTGTACAATGACTATGACTGGCCTGGGGCCAAATGAAGTGATGTTCCCTTCAACTTCTTGGGAGAGAGAAGATACAAGTGATGAGTTTAGGCTATGTGTTCACAGGCTACATAGAAACAAAACAGTTGTCTACAATTTCTGTATCAAACAGGCACAGTCCCAACAAGATTCTCAAGTAAATCAATATTTAATTGGTTGTGCATGGAAGATGAGACAAAGCAATAGATGCCaactaaaatataaaagagACTCCTTACTGTTTTAAGAGGCATAA of Calypte anna isolate BGI_N300 chromosome 17, bCalAnn1_v1.p, whole genome shotgun sequence contains these proteins:
- the TRAF1 gene encoding TNF receptor-associated factor 1 → MAEKTTKDPKDVPSSSPDENEFPFGYPTSICEDVPDQKYLCSNCNNVLKKALQTLCGHRYCSACLSWIVRNNKNAICQKCKEEDPSTSSEGSLLAQERAFGDAAINKEISDLKVHCVTPGCSWSGIMKNFEEHQSLCEYALIPCHTGCGHVVMRMKLADHLENGCVNNVTMCQKCKQSLSSSEYQEHSCEGNLGKEQNCVQTETSSKEKSCSIPSINKNGCHFSEVGCSFRGSKEKMKEHEKTAVGAHMLLLLQHIKQMKESLCTAAKAAKGFTPQPELNVNGAGKSISDLQIPGGLEITGDLEVDCLPGSFVSEDESVLQQLVREKVILELENKLHVFENIVAVLNKEVETSNLEITAFRRQNELDQNVIRGLELKIAELHRCLTQKDAGLSSLHKSLLFSEQASYDGVFLWKITDVGRKLQDSVTGRTVSLYSPAFYTAKYGYKVCLRVYLNGDGAGKGTHMSLFFVVMRGDYDALLPWPFRHKVTFMLLDQNNREHIIDAFRPDLTSASFQRPVNDMNVASGCPMFLPLSKLQSPKYAYVKEDTLFLKCIIETN